Proteins co-encoded in one Xanthomonas campestris pv. badrii genomic window:
- the leuS gene encoding leucine--tRNA ligase, giving the protein MSTVEPNAYDPQQVESSAQQFWDATRAFQVDETSDKPKFYCLSMLPYPSGALHMGHVRNYTISDVVSRYKRMTGHNVMQPMGWDAFGLPAENAAIKNKTAPAKWTYANIEHMRGQLKSLGYAIDWSREFATCTPDYYVHEQRMFTRLMRKGLAYRRNAVVNWDPIDQTVLANEQVIDGRGWRSGALVEKREIPQWFLRITDYAQELLDGLDQLDGWPESVKTMQRNWIGRSEGLEIQFDVRDTDGAALDPLRVFTTRPDTLMGVTFVSIAAEHPLALHAAKSNPELARLLEELKHGGVSEAELETQEKRGMATGLTAVHPISGEQVPVWVANFVLMGYGTGAVMAVPGHDQRDFEFANKYGLPIVQVVKLREPRNEEEQTWDATQWRDWYTDKSRALELINSAEFDGLDFGGAFEALAERFERKGQGQRRVNYRLRDWGVSRQRYWGCPIPVIYCAKCGAVPVPEDQLPVVLPENVEFVGTGSPIKTDPTWRQTTCPDCGGPAERETDTFDTFMESSWYVARYTSPNARDMVDRRANYWMPADLYVGGIEHAILHLMYFRFYHKLMRDARLVDSDEPVTNLLTQGMVIADTFYRDADNGGKDWINPADVEIQRDERGRVTGAVLIADGQPVHIGGTEKMSKSKNNGVDPQSMVAKYGADTVRLFSMFAAPPEQSLEWNEAGVDGMARFMRRLWVQVHKHVAEGSAAALDAASLSAEQKAVRRKTHETIGKVSDDYGRRHSFNTAIAAVMELSNALAKFDDASDQGRAVRQEALEAMVLLLNPITPHASHALWQVLGRGQTLLEDVPFPQADASALVRDALTLAVQVNGKLRGTIEVAADAAREQVEALAQAEPNAAKFLEGLSVRKIIIVPGKIVNIVAG; this is encoded by the coding sequence ATGTCCACCGTCGAACCGAACGCCTACGACCCGCAGCAGGTCGAATCTTCCGCCCAGCAGTTCTGGGACGCCACTCGCGCCTTCCAGGTCGACGAAACTTCGGACAAACCGAAGTTCTATTGCCTGTCGATGCTGCCGTACCCGTCCGGTGCGCTGCACATGGGCCATGTGCGCAACTACACCATCTCCGACGTGGTCAGCCGCTACAAGCGCATGACCGGCCACAACGTGATGCAGCCGATGGGCTGGGATGCGTTCGGGTTGCCGGCCGAAAACGCCGCGATCAAGAACAAGACCGCGCCGGCCAAGTGGACCTACGCCAACATCGAGCACATGCGCGGGCAGCTCAAATCGCTGGGCTACGCCATCGACTGGTCGCGCGAGTTCGCCACCTGCACGCCGGACTATTACGTGCACGAGCAGCGCATGTTCACCCGGCTGATGCGCAAGGGCCTGGCCTACCGCCGCAACGCGGTGGTGAACTGGGATCCGATCGACCAGACCGTGCTGGCCAACGAGCAGGTGATCGACGGCCGCGGCTGGCGCTCCGGCGCGCTGGTGGAAAAACGCGAGATTCCGCAGTGGTTCCTGCGCATCACCGACTACGCGCAGGAACTGCTGGACGGCCTGGATCAGCTGGACGGCTGGCCGGAGTCGGTCAAGACCATGCAGCGCAACTGGATCGGCCGTTCGGAAGGCCTGGAGATCCAGTTCGACGTGCGCGATACCGACGGCGCCGCACTGGACCCGCTGCGCGTATTCACCACCCGCCCGGACACGCTGATGGGCGTGACCTTCGTGTCGATCGCCGCCGAGCACCCGCTGGCCCTGCACGCCGCCAAATCCAACCCGGAACTGGCGCGCCTGCTGGAAGAGCTCAAGCACGGCGGCGTCTCCGAAGCCGAGCTGGAAACCCAGGAAAAACGCGGCATGGCCACCGGCCTGACCGCGGTCCACCCGATCAGCGGCGAGCAGGTGCCGGTGTGGGTGGCCAACTTCGTGCTGATGGGCTACGGCACCGGCGCAGTGATGGCAGTACCGGGCCACGACCAGCGCGATTTCGAGTTCGCCAACAAGTACGGCCTGCCGATCGTGCAGGTGGTCAAGCTGCGCGAGCCGCGCAACGAAGAAGAGCAGACCTGGGACGCCACCCAGTGGCGCGACTGGTACACCGACAAGAGCCGCGCGCTGGAGCTGATCAATTCGGCCGAGTTCGACGGCCTGGATTTCGGCGGCGCCTTCGAAGCGCTGGCCGAGCGCTTCGAGCGCAAGGGCCAGGGCCAGCGCCGGGTCAATTACCGCCTGCGCGACTGGGGCGTGAGCCGCCAGCGCTACTGGGGCTGTCCGATTCCGGTGATCTACTGCGCCAAGTGCGGCGCGGTGCCGGTGCCGGAAGACCAGCTGCCGGTGGTGCTGCCGGAGAACGTGGAATTTGTCGGCACCGGTTCGCCGATCAAGACCGACCCGACCTGGCGCCAGACCACCTGCCCGGACTGCGGCGGCCCGGCCGAGCGCGAGACCGACACCTTCGACACCTTCATGGAGTCGAGCTGGTACGTGGCGCGCTACACCAGCCCGAACGCACGCGACATGGTCGACCGCCGCGCCAACTACTGGATGCCGGCCGACCTGTACGTGGGCGGCATCGAGCACGCGATCCTGCACCTGATGTATTTCCGCTTCTATCACAAGCTCATGCGCGACGCGCGGCTGGTGGACAGCGACGAGCCGGTGACCAACCTGCTCACCCAGGGCATGGTCATCGCCGACACCTTCTACCGCGACGCCGACAACGGCGGCAAGGACTGGATCAATCCGGCCGATGTCGAAATCCAGCGCGATGAGCGCGGCCGCGTCACCGGTGCGGTGCTGATTGCCGATGGCCAGCCGGTGCACATCGGCGGCACCGAGAAGATGTCCAAGTCCAAGAACAACGGCGTGGACCCGCAGTCGATGGTGGCCAAGTACGGCGCCGATACGGTGCGGCTGTTCTCGATGTTCGCCGCACCGCCGGAACAATCGCTGGAATGGAACGAGGCGGGCGTCGATGGCATGGCGCGCTTCATGCGCCGGCTGTGGGTGCAGGTGCACAAGCATGTGGCCGAGGGCAGTGCAGCGGCGCTGGATGCCGCCAGCCTGAGCGCCGAACAGAAGGCCGTGCGCCGCAAGACCCACGAAACCATCGGCAAGGTCAGCGACGACTACGGCCGCCGCCACAGCTTCAATACCGCCATTGCCGCGGTGATGGAGTTGTCCAACGCGCTGGCCAAGTTCGACGACGCCAGCGACCAGGGCAGGGCGGTCCGCCAGGAAGCACTGGAAGCGATGGTGCTGTTGCTCAACCCGATCACCCCGCATGCCAGCCATGCGCTGTGGCAGGTGCTGGGCCGCGGGCAGACGCTGCTGGAAGACGTGCCGTTCCCGCAGGCCGACGCCAGCGCGCTGGTGCGCGACGCGCTGACCCTGGCGGTGCAGGTCAACGGCAAGCTGCGCGGCACCATCGAGGTGGCCGCGGACGCGGCGCGCGAGCAGGTCGAAGCGCTGGCCCAGGCCGAGCCGAACGCGGCCAAGTTCCTGGAAGGGCTGAGCGTGCGCAAGATCATCATCGTGCCGGGCAAGATCGTGAACATCGTGGCGGGGTAA
- a CDS encoding DUF998 domain-containing protein has protein sequence MGSTDSAQRYLGLIAATVFVLAVAGFGATLPGYLQASHPVALLGAAGVPHALGFNLLAFVLVGVLGMVTGVSLLARMPPKAGWSLRVGGQLIVLAGLAFVGMGMLPLDPTDLDGRASQAHATAWLLWAVAFVPAMLLIAAALLNGADTRGLAWLSLVAGLLVAVLAFGPPGLLRQAIAQRLAFLAWVGWLALAAWSWPAKPPVLQ, from the coding sequence ATGGGAAGTACCGACAGCGCACAGCGCTACCTGGGCCTGATCGCGGCCACCGTCTTCGTGCTGGCGGTGGCCGGGTTCGGCGCCACGCTGCCCGGCTATCTGCAGGCCAGCCACCCGGTCGCGCTGCTGGGCGCGGCCGGCGTGCCGCACGCGCTGGGCTTCAACCTGCTGGCCTTCGTGCTGGTCGGCGTGCTGGGCATGGTGACGGGGGTCAGCCTGCTGGCGCGCATGCCGCCCAAGGCCGGCTGGAGCCTGCGCGTGGGTGGGCAACTGATCGTGCTGGCGGGGCTGGCCTTCGTCGGCATGGGCATGCTGCCGCTGGACCCCACTGACCTGGACGGCCGCGCCAGCCAGGCGCATGCCACGGCGTGGCTGTTGTGGGCGGTGGCCTTCGTGCCGGCCATGCTGTTGATCGCCGCCGCGCTGCTCAACGGGGCCGACACCCGTGGCCTGGCCTGGCTCAGCCTGGTGGCCGGGCTGCTGGTGGCGGTGCTGGCGTTCGGCCCGCCCGGCCTGCTGCGGCAGGCGATTGCCCAGCGGCTGGCGTTCCTGGCCTGGGTCGGCTGGCTGGCGTTGGCCGCCTGGAGTTGGCCAGCCAAGCCGCCCGTGCTGCAGTAA
- the trxA gene encoding thioredoxin — MSDKPHVFDVTTDTFETEVLQKSLTTPVLVDFWATWCGPCKTLTPILEKLAADYHGAFELAKVDVDKEQQIAAAFQIRSVPTVFLVKGGELVDGFPGAMPEGQIREFLTQHGVLPAEPQVAEAPLHEAPLDPQAQAAALREAIAAEPDKDELKLDLALALLKTGDTAEAEQLIDALPANLATDDRAVRAKARLSFANVLKDAPDAGALQASVDANGADLRARHLLGVRHLLDGNDEAALEQFLEMLRQDRSFDDNLPRRSLIDAFRVIEDEDLVGRYRRKMSALVF; from the coding sequence ATGTCCGACAAACCGCATGTATTCGATGTCACCACCGACACCTTCGAGACCGAGGTCCTGCAGAAATCGTTGACGACACCGGTGCTGGTGGACTTCTGGGCCACCTGGTGCGGGCCCTGCAAGACGCTGACGCCGATCCTGGAAAAGCTGGCCGCCGACTACCACGGCGCCTTCGAGCTGGCCAAGGTCGATGTGGACAAGGAGCAGCAGATCGCGGCCGCGTTCCAGATCCGCTCGGTGCCGACCGTCTTCCTGGTCAAGGGCGGCGAGCTGGTGGACGGCTTCCCGGGCGCGATGCCCGAGGGCCAGATCCGCGAATTCCTCACCCAGCACGGCGTGCTGCCGGCCGAACCGCAGGTTGCCGAAGCGCCGCTGCACGAGGCGCCGCTGGACCCACAGGCGCAGGCCGCCGCGCTGCGCGAGGCGATCGCCGCCGAGCCGGACAAGGACGAGCTCAAGCTGGACCTGGCGCTGGCCTTGCTCAAGACCGGCGATACCGCCGAGGCCGAACAGCTGATCGATGCGCTGCCCGCCAATCTGGCCACCGATGACCGCGCGGTGCGTGCCAAGGCCCGCCTGAGTTTTGCCAATGTGCTCAAGGACGCCCCGGACGCGGGCGCACTGCAGGCCAGCGTGGACGCCAACGGCGCCGACCTGCGCGCCCGTCATCTGCTGGGCGTGCGCCATCTGCTCGACGGCAACGACGAAGCGGCGCTGGAGCAGTTCCTGGAAATGCTGCGCCAGGACCGCAGCTTCGACGACAACCTGCCGCGCCGCAGCCTGATCGACGCATTCCGCGTGATCGAAGACGAAGACCTGGTGGGCCGCTACCGCCGCAAGATGTCGGCGTTGGTGTTCTGA
- a CDS encoding DUF4442 domain-containing protein yields MRASLFKLGINLWPPYLFAGIHVSVLSADYRFARVELRQRPWNRNYVGTHFGGSLFAMTDPFWMLLVMQNLGRDYYVWDKAGSIDFVKPGRGTVSADFVIDDQVLAELREATAGGGKHLRWFENEVHNRDGEVVARVRKQLYVRRKPAR; encoded by the coding sequence ATGCGCGCTTCACTGTTCAAGCTCGGTATCAACCTGTGGCCACCGTATCTGTTCGCCGGCATCCACGTCAGCGTGCTCTCGGCCGACTACCGCTTTGCACGGGTGGAACTGCGGCAGCGGCCCTGGAACCGCAACTACGTCGGCACCCATTTCGGCGGCAGCCTGTTCGCCATGACCGACCCGTTCTGGATGCTGCTGGTGATGCAGAACCTGGGCCGCGACTATTACGTCTGGGACAAGGCCGGCAGCATCGATTTCGTCAAACCCGGGCGCGGAACGGTTAGCGCGGACTTCGTGATCGACGACCAGGTGCTGGCCGAGCTGCGCGAAGCCACTGCCGGTGGCGGCAAGCATCTGCGCTGGTTCGAGAACGAAGTGCACAACCGCGATGGAGAGGTGGTGGCACGCGTTCGCAAGCAGCTCTACGTCAGGCGCAAACCGGCGCGGTGA
- a CDS encoding DUF378 domain-containing protein — protein MKAINIITLVLLIVGGLNWGLVGLFQFDLVAALFGGQDALLSRVVYTLVGISALWQLVPLFRNNHGAAAHHTSPHVRNS, from the coding sequence ATGAAAGCGATCAACATCATCACCCTGGTGCTTCTTATCGTCGGTGGATTGAACTGGGGCCTGGTCGGCCTGTTCCAGTTCGATCTGGTGGCGGCGCTGTTCGGTGGACAGGATGCGCTGCTGTCACGTGTGGTCTACACGCTGGTCGGCATCTCCGCGCTCTGGCAGCTGGTGCCGTTGTTCCGCAACAACCATGGCGCAGCTGCGCATCACACCAGCCCGCACGTGCGCAACTCCTAA
- a CDS encoding peptidylprolyl isomerase produces MLLRTVASACLLALVLPAAANAAYRSPQQILDSSPAGAWRVLDPERTLYLELDGGRVIIELAPQFAPEHVANIRTLAHERFWDGLSIYRSQDNFVVQFGDPDGETPGKAKSLGSAKTHLPAEFERASQGLDFQRLPDSDGWAPQVGFVDGFPVGRDGANGKTWLAHCYGTLGAGRNNDDDSSIGAELYVVTGQSPRQLDRNITVVGRVVKGMELLSVIPRGPDPMGFYEDPAQRSPIRAMRLASEVPVPERTPLQVLRTDSQTFRDVAEARRNRKDAFYKRPAGHIDLCNVPLPVRAPPAG; encoded by the coding sequence ATGCTGCTGCGCACCGTTGCTTCTGCCTGTCTGCTCGCCCTGGTCCTGCCCGCTGCCGCCAACGCGGCCTATCGCAGCCCGCAACAGATACTGGACAGTTCACCGGCCGGCGCATGGCGCGTGCTCGATCCCGAGCGCACCCTGTATCTGGAGCTGGATGGCGGGCGGGTGATCATCGAGCTGGCGCCGCAGTTTGCGCCCGAACATGTCGCCAATATCCGCACGCTGGCGCATGAGCGCTTCTGGGACGGGCTGAGCATCTATCGCTCGCAGGACAATTTCGTGGTGCAGTTCGGCGACCCGGATGGCGAGACGCCGGGCAAGGCCAAGTCACTGGGATCGGCCAAAACGCATCTGCCGGCCGAATTCGAACGCGCCTCGCAGGGCCTGGACTTCCAGCGTCTGCCCGATAGCGACGGCTGGGCGCCGCAGGTCGGCTTCGTCGATGGCTTTCCGGTCGGCCGCGATGGCGCCAACGGCAAGACCTGGCTGGCGCACTGCTATGGCACCCTCGGTGCAGGCCGCAACAACGACGACGACAGCAGCATCGGCGCCGAACTCTACGTGGTCACCGGGCAGTCGCCGCGCCAGCTCGACCGCAATATCACCGTGGTTGGCCGCGTGGTCAAAGGCATGGAATTGCTGAGCGTGATCCCGCGTGGCCCGGACCCGATGGGCTTTTACGAAGACCCCGCCCAGCGCTCGCCGATCCGCGCGATGCGTCTGGCCAGCGAAGTGCCGGTACCCGAACGTACGCCCTTGCAGGTGCTGCGCACCGACAGCCAGACCTTCCGTGATGTGGCCGAAGCCCGCCGCAATCGCAAGGACGCTTTCTACAAGCGCCCGGCCGGGCATATCGATCTGTGCAATGTGCCGTTGCCGGTACGGGCGCCGCCTGCCGGCTAG